A portion of the Oxynema aestuarii AP17 genome contains these proteins:
- the rplU gene encoding 50S ribosomal protein L21: MTYAIIETGGKQLRVEPGRFYDIELLPVDPEETIAIEKVLLISHDDTVTVGQPYIEGASVEGEVLRHLRGPKVIVYKMKPKKKTRKKRGHRQELTRFMIKSISMNGQVLASDATETADSQESAPVA; the protein is encoded by the coding sequence ATGACCTACGCAATTATCGAAACTGGCGGCAAGCAACTGCGCGTGGAACCCGGTCGGTTCTACGACATCGAACTGCTTCCCGTGGATCCCGAAGAAACGATCGCGATCGAAAAAGTTCTCCTCATCAGCCACGACGACACCGTAACCGTCGGTCAACCCTACATCGAAGGGGCCAGCGTCGAAGGGGAAGTCCTCCGACACCTGCGCGGTCCGAAGGTGATCGTCTACAAGATGAAGCCGAAGAAGAAAACCCGCAAAAAACGCGGTCACCGTCAAGAACTGACCCGCTTCATGATTAAATCGATCTCGATGAACGGTCAAGTTCTCGCGAGCGACGCGACCGAGACCGCCGACTCTCAAGAATCCGCCCCCGTTGCCTAA
- the rpmA gene encoding 50S ribosomal protein L27, whose protein sequence is MAHKKGTGSTRNGRDSNAQRLGVKRYGGQVVKAGNILIRQRGTKVHPGNNVGRGSDDTLFALVDGIVTFERKGKSRKKVSVYPLEA, encoded by the coding sequence ATGGCTCATAAGAAAGGAACGGGTAGCACTCGCAACGGTCGCGACTCTAACGCCCAGCGCTTGGGCGTCAAGCGCTACGGCGGTCAAGTCGTCAAAGCCGGAAACATCCTCATCCGCCAACGGGGAACCAAAGTTCACCCCGGTAATAATGTCGGACGGGGCAGCGACGATACCCTGTTTGCTCTGGTTGACGGCATCGTCACCTTTGAAAGAAAAGGCAAAAGCCGCAAAAAAGTAAGCGTCTATCCTTTAGAAGCTTAA
- the rpsF gene encoding 30S ribosomal protein S6, translated as MKQFIYETMYILRPDLGEELTDRAIAKYQELLREHGATNVETQHRGKRRLAYEIDDHREGIYVQMNYECDGSPVATLERMMRLSEEVIRYLTVKQEVRESEPEEEAAPAQA; from the coding sequence ATTCATCTACGAAACGATGTACATCTTGCGCCCCGACCTCGGCGAAGAACTCACCGACCGGGCGATCGCGAAATACCAAGAGTTGCTGCGCGAACACGGGGCGACCAACGTGGAAACCCAACATCGCGGCAAACGCCGTCTCGCTTACGAGATCGACGACCATCGCGAAGGCATCTACGTCCAGATGAATTACGAATGCGATGGCTCTCCCGTGGCGACCTTAGAACGGATGATGCGTCTGAGTGAAGAAGTCATTCGTTACCTGACCGTCAAACAAGAAGTGCGCGAAAGCGAACCGGAAGAGGAAGCGGCTCCCGCTCAAGCGTAA
- the hemB gene encoding porphobilinogen synthase: protein MFPIHRPRRLRSHPQLRRMVRENIVTTNDLIYPLFAVPGEGIAQEVKSMPGVYQLSIDKIVEEAKEVYDLGIPSIILFGIPDDKDGEATGAWHDCGIVQKATTAVKEAVPDLIVMVDTCLCEYTNHGHCGYLEVGDLTGRVLNDPTLELLGKTAVSQAKAGADIIAPSGMMDGFVQAIRAALDKAGYQDLPIMSYAAKYASAYYGPFRDAAESAPQFGDRRTYQMDPANGREALKEIELDIAEGADMLMVKPALAYMDIIWRVKEATHLPVAAYNVSGEYSMVKAGALNGWIDEEKVVMETLTAFKRSGADLILTYHAKDAARWLAN from the coding sequence ATGTTTCCAATTCATCGCCCTCGCCGCTTGCGTAGCCATCCCCAGCTTCGTCGGATGGTTCGCGAAAATATCGTTACCACCAACGATTTAATTTATCCCCTGTTTGCGGTACCGGGAGAAGGCATCGCCCAAGAAGTCAAATCGATGCCGGGAGTCTACCAACTCTCGATCGATAAAATTGTCGAAGAAGCAAAAGAAGTCTACGACTTAGGCATCCCGTCGATTATCTTATTCGGGATTCCCGACGACAAAGACGGGGAAGCTACGGGCGCGTGGCACGACTGCGGGATCGTCCAAAAAGCGACCACGGCGGTGAAAGAAGCCGTTCCCGATTTAATCGTCATGGTCGATACCTGCTTGTGCGAATACACCAATCACGGTCATTGCGGTTATTTAGAAGTTGGCGATCTGACGGGACGGGTTCTCAACGATCCGACGTTAGAACTCCTCGGCAAAACCGCCGTTTCCCAAGCGAAAGCCGGAGCCGATATTATCGCCCCTTCCGGGATGATGGACGGCTTCGTGCAGGCGATTCGCGCGGCGTTGGATAAGGCGGGTTATCAAGATTTGCCGATTATGTCTTATGCGGCGAAATATGCCTCGGCGTACTACGGCCCGTTCCGGGATGCGGCAGAGTCGGCGCCCCAATTTGGCGATCGCCGAACCTATCAGATGGACCCGGCGAACGGTCGCGAAGCGCTCAAAGAAATCGAACTCGATATTGCCGAAGGCGCGGACATGTTGATGGTCAAGCCGGCTTTGGCGTATATGGATATTATTTGGCGCGTTAAGGAAGCGACTCACTTACCCGTGGCTGCTTATAACGTTTCCGGAGAGTATTCAATGGTGAAGGCGGGAGCGCTCAACGGCTGGATCGACGAGGAAAAAGTGGTGATGGAGACGCTGACGGCGTTCAAGCGTTCCGGAGCCGATTTGATTTTGACCTATCACGCCAAAGATGCGGCGCGCTGGTTGGCGAATTAA